A region of Muntiacus reevesi chromosome 11, mMunRee1.1, whole genome shotgun sequence DNA encodes the following proteins:
- the LOC136144284 gene encoding uncharacterized protein, giving the protein MSQSPRPPVPSQPQPQKRKSTPLPSPRPLTREVQQTRKRPATEIPEEPTADPPTKQMSRLSIKDGAQPPTPSRRRRPPGRPARTTQQASIPTWGQIKSLCHQAQGIASLQGSSASPERVFIAMLALLSCQASATSSTSEKYWAYFPDPPTFQVVTWNSDPIRVNTDQPHLLGGSYTSYDKDHYPINFNYTFRGLTDDLPICFNLPHSHTGDLITPSKEGCVGVSKKAILTDSPASKFSDKTGDRLVWILQAHMPGVLDPYKSLFLNAPPKYPNCIDVAPSDVI; this is encoded by the coding sequence ATGTCACAGTCCCCCAGACCTCCGGTTCCCTCGCAGCCTCagccacaaaagaggaagagcactCCTCTGCCCTCGCCTCGGCCACTCACCCGAGAAGTCCAGCAGACTCGGAAACGACCGGCAACAGAGATCCCGGAGGAACCAACAGCGGATCCACCCACTAAACAGATGTCACGGCTTTCCATAAAAGATGGCGCCCAACCTCCTACTCCTTCACGTCGCAGAAGACCACCAGGACGTCCTGCGCGGACAACTCAgcaagcctccatacccacatggggacaaattaagtcactctgtcatcaagcacagggaatagcttccctgcagggatcttcagcctctcccgAAAGGGTTTTCATTGCTATGCTTGCTCTACTGTCTTGTCAGGCAAGTGCTACCTCctctacttcagaaaaatactgggcGTATTTCCCTGATCCCCCGACCTTCCAAGTAGTTACTTGGAACAGCGACCCTATACGGGTCaacacagaccagcctcatctcttgggaggaTCCTATACTTCTTATGATAAGGATCATTATCCCATCAATTTTAATtatacttttaggggattaacGGATGATCTTCCCATTTGCTTTAACCTCCCCCATAGTCATACAGGTGATCTCATCACTCCTTCTAAGGAGGGATGTGTTGGAGTTTCCAAAAAAGCAATTCTgacagattctccagcatcaaaattttcagacaaaACAGGAGATCGATTGGTTTGGATATTACAGGCCCATATGCCTGGGGTCCTTGACCCCTataaatctttgttccttaatgctccaccaaaatatccaaaCTGTATTGATGTCGCTCCGTCAGATGTCATATGA